GGTCGGCGCGGACCCACTGGCGGTCCTTGGTGTCCCAGAACAGGTGGTGTTCGGTGGCGAGGATGACGCCGGTCTCGTCGCCCTTCTTGCCGTCGGTGTCGACCGCGATCTGGACGAGATTGAGGTAGCCGACGCCCGAGAAGGCGGCGACAACCGGCTTCGGCACGGTCCTGCCCGTCAGCGGGTCGGTGGCCAGGACCTTGTCGCCGGGCCTGATCCGCTCGATCGCCTTGCTGGTGCCGTCCGCCAGCTTGACCATGGTGCCCGCGGCGAAACTGTTGCAGCCGGATCGTGCCCCGGACGTGGCTCGTGCCTTGCCCGCTGCCCTGCTCGCTGTCCTACCCACCGCGGCCTTGCCTGCCGCTGCGCCGGCGGATTCGCCGCCGCCGGCCGCTGCGCCGCCGCCGCGGCCAAGGGCGCTCCGGACCTTGCTGGCCGCCTTGCCCGCCGCTCCGGCGACGGTCCTGCCGGTCGCCGTGGTGGCGAGTTTGCCGAGTGCCGCGCCCACACCCTTGCCGACGGCGCCGCCTACCGCGCCGGTGATGGCGCCGACCGCTGCGGCCTTGAACGCGCCCCCGGCGCTCCATTCGTCGCGTGGTGTCGAGACCAGGTAGCCCGCCAGGTTGCCGGCTGCTCCGCCCGCGGCGGCGCAGCCGATGCTGCCGGCGCCTCCGGTGGCCACTTCGCAGCCGACCGTGACGACGACCGCGACGGTGACGTTGACGATGGTGGCCTTGTGCTCGTGCCAGATCTTCTTCGCCTTGCAGCCGAAACTCCAGCGGCCGCAGTGGGGCGGATTGCTGGGCGGGGGAGGCGAGGAGTAGCCGCCTCCACCGCCTCCGCCGCCCCCACCGCCGCCCCCACCGCCACCGCCGCCGCCGGAGGGCGGGTTGCACGGGTTGGAGGCGATGATCCCGCATTGGGTGCCGCCGTCGTACATCAGGCCGGTGGGGTCGGAGCCGGTGACCGGGTTGTTGTCGGCGTAGGCGTAGCCGTTCCAGCTCTGCGGGTCCGAGGCGTCGAAGACGGGGTCGACGGAGATGAAGCGGCCGGTCTCGGCGTCGTACTCGCGGGCGCCGAGGTGGGTCAGGGCGGTGGCCTCGTCGATGACGCCGCCCACGAAGCCCTTCTGGCCGGGCCAGGACGCCGGTGCGACGCCACGTTGCTGCCCGAACGGGGTGAAGCGGCGGCGGGTCGTCGCCTGTGTGGAGGTGTCGTCGACGGAGGTGTCCGCGGTGCCGTGGTGGTCGGCGCCGAGCCAGGTCACGCCCTTGCTGGTACGAGCGGCGATGGCCTGCCCGGCGAAGTCGTAGTAGCGGGTCGCGCTCTTGGCACCGGTCTTGGTGTCGACCCGGATCTCCATGCCGGCGACGTACAAGGTGGTGGAGGTGGGGTCGCGGCGGATGAGCCGTTCACCGCCGGCGTCGTAGACGAAGGTGCTGACCCCGGAGGGGTCGGTCGACTTCGCGAGGTGGCCTTCGACGTCCCATTCCAGCAGGCGGCCTGAGCCGCGTTCGGTGGTGTTGCCGGACTTGTCGTAGGTGTAGGTGTCGATCTGGCCGTCGCGCGGGCCGCCGTCGTACGCGACGGAGGTCAGCGTGTGCGGTTGCGGTTTGCTCGGTCCGGCGTAGGTGTAGGTCTTGGTGATGTCCCCGGTCGCCTGGTGGTCGGTCTCCTTGGTGCGGTTGCCGACGCTGTCGTAGGCGAAGGACTGCCAGTAGGGCGCGGGTCCCCCGACGATGCTCTTCGAGGGTGCGGTGGCGCAGTCGTCAGTGGAGGTCCAGGCGTCGGTGAGGCGTTGCAGCCAGTCCTGACGGAAGCACTGCACGTCGGGCGTCTGGCCGGACGGCGTGTCGGCGATCTTGGTGATGTTGCCGGACGGGTCGTAGGTGTAGTTGGTGTCGGCCACCGAGATGGGGGCGGTCTCCCGCTCGAACACCGAACGGGTGAGCCGGTTGGTGCCCTCCTCGTAGAAGTTGGTCTCCTTGACCCGCTTCAGGCCGGTGCTCATCGTCATGTCGAGGACCTGGCCGAGCTTGCCGTAGGTCGTCGAGGTGACGTAGTTGGTCAGGCCCCGCATCGTGGTCGGGGTTGCCGAGCTGGTCGTAGTCGTACAGGATCGTCTCGCCGAGCAGGCCGCCCGCGGCGGGCAGCACGGTGCGGTGGACGGTGCCGTCGGGGTTGTAGTCGGTCGTGGTCTTGTACGTGCCGGCCAACCCGCCTTCGGCGGCGGGTATGACGGTCTGGGTGCCGGTGGGCCGGTAGGCGTTGTCGTAACCGGTGACCGAGCTGGTGTAGGCGTCCATGGCACCGGTGGCCGCGTTCTTGACGTAGCGGGTGGAACCGGTGGGCTGGCCCTTGACCACGGTGCCGTCGGGCAGCTTGTCGAACGTCCACTCCGCGAGCTTGGTGCCCGCGGCGGAGGTGCCCGGCGTATTCGGCGGTCTTGCGGCCGAGGGCGTCGTAGGTGAGGAACAGGCTGGAGCCGCGGGCGTCGGTGACCGTCGTGAGCAGGTCGTTCTTGTCGTCGTAGGTGAGCTTGGCGGTGCCCTTGTCGGGGTCGTCGACCTGGACCAGGCGGCCGCGCAGGTCGTAGTGGTAGGTCCAGGTGTTGCCCGCGGTGTCGGTGATGGTGGCGGGCTGTCCGGCGCGGGTGTAGGTGTACTTGGTGGCGTCGTAGTCGCCGGTCGGGGCGTCGCCCTTGTACTGGCGGACCTCTGTGGTCTCGCCCTGCCCATTCGTGATCTTCGTGATGGGGGTGGAGCCGGCGGGCGGGTCGACGCTGATGCGGTCGCCGCCGTACGTGGTGGTGGTGCGCCACTGCTCGGTGCCACGCTTGCGGAAGATCTGCGCGGTCGGCCACTCCATGCCGTTGTAGACGGTGACGCTCTGGCCGGGGATGTCGTCGTCGCTGGCCGGGACCCACAGGGCGTTGCCGGGATCGCCTTCGGTGTAGTAGTCGGCGTTGGACTTGTAAGCCAGGCCGCGGGTGTCGTAGAGCGTGTCGTTGATCAGTCGGCCGCCGCCCGGCGCGGGCTCCTGCTTCTGCCTGGGGCGCACGAGTCCGTCGTAGAGGGCGTACCCGGTGGTGTAGGTGGCGCCGTCGGCGCGTAGCGTCGCGGTGGAGACGGTGGTGGGCCCGTCGGCGCGGATCTGGTAGCCGAACTTCATGTTCGGGGTCGAGGCGTAGCTGGTCTTGGCGTGGCCGGGCAGCCACACGCCGGTCAGCCGGCCGAGCGGGTCGTAGGCCAGGTCGGCGCGCTTGCCGTTGGCGTCGGTGGTCGCGGTGGCCAGGCCCCAGGCGGGCTCGATCTCGGTGGTGGTGACGTGGCCGAGGGCGTTGGTCTCCTGCTTGGCGGTGACCAGGCCGGTGGCCGGGGTGTAGGACGTCCTGGTCGTGGTGCCGTTGGGATCGGTGACCACCAGGGGGCGGCCGTAGACATCGAAGGTGGTCGAGCCGGCGGTGACGTACTGGGGGCCGCCGTCCCAGGAGCCGAGCTTCTCGGTCCTGGTGACGTCGCCCTTGGACGGCGCCGCGCCGAAGGTCCCGCCGTCGTAGTACTTGCGGACGTCGGAGGTCACGTCGGCCGGTCGGTCGGGAGTGACGGTGCACGCCTTCGTGACGGTCTCGACGCGGACGGCGTAGGAGATCATCCAGCGGGCGGCGTCGCGGGCGTAGGTGGTGCGGACGCAGCTGTCGTCGTCGGCGGTGGCCTGGTCGCCGAGGTCGTTGACCTGGGTGGGCAGGCCGTCGCCGTTGTAGTCGGTGTCGGTCGTGTTGTACCGCCAGCCACCCGACGCCAGCGCGGTGCGGGTGCGCTCCTTGTCCTCGCGCACCATGCTCGCCGTGGTGGTCCCCCACGAACGCACCCGCTTGGCGGTCTGCTTCGTCCAGTAGCCGGTGATCGTGCCCGTCATGGCGGGCCCGGTGGGGCCGTCGTAGCGGATCTCCTCGCGGACGCGGCCCTGCAGCGGCTCGGCGTCGTCCACGGCGGTTCCCGTGGAGTCGGTGACCTTGACGTCGCGGGTGCCGCCGCCGGACAGCTCGTCGCCGTCCATGCCGCGGAAGTAGGTGAACTCGGCCTTGGAGCGCTGCTCCCCCGGGGCGCCGCGCAGCACCCGGACCTTGCCGTAGCCGCGCCATTGCGACCAGGTCTTGTACTTCTCCTTGGTCAGTCCGTCGTCGTCGTCGTGGTGCCAGGCCCCGCCGCCGAGGTACTCGTAGGTTTCCAGCACGTCAGGGGCGCCGCCGGTGCGGTCGATCTGCTGGACCTGGGTGACGACGTACTTGTGGAACCAGTCGAGCTTGGGCGAGGTGGCGCCCTCCGGCGACCAGTACTGCGGGTAGCAGCGGCGGGTGTTGGAGTCCGGATCGGGGGTGGTCCCGGCCTTGCAGTCCTCGTCGGAGTAGGTGATGGACAGCGCGCCGCCGGTCTCGTTGTCGATCGCGGAGATGCGCCACTTGGTCAGCGGAGGCCGTCCCTCCAGGGCGTCGACCCGGTTGGGGCGCTGCACGCCGGCGAACCTCACCGGCGGCAGCGACGCCGTCCCGCCGACTTTGCCGGTGTGCTGGA
The nucleotide sequence above comes from Nonomuraea helvata. Encoded proteins:
- a CDS encoding RHS repeat-associated core domain-containing protein → MRGLTNYVTSTTYGKLGQVLDMTMSTGLKRVKETNFYEEGTNRLTRSVFERETAPISVADTNYTYDPSGNITKIADTPSGQTPDVQCFRQDWLQRLTDAWTSTDDCATAPSKSIVGGPAPYWQSFAYDSVGNRTKETDHQATGDITKTYTYAGPSKPQPHTLTSVAYDGGPRDGQIDTYTYDKSGNTTERGSGRLLEWDVEGHLAKSTDPSGVSTFVYDAGGERLIRRDPTSTTLYVAGMEIRVDTKTGAKSATRYYDFAGQAIAARTSKGVTWLGADHHGTADTSVDDTSTQATTRRRFTPFGQQRGVAPASWPGQKGFVGGVIDEATALTHLGAREYDAETGRFISVDPVFDASDPQSWNGYAYADNNPVTGSDPTGLMYDGGTQCGIIASNPCNPPSGGGGGGGGGGGGGGGGGGGYSSPPPPSNPPHCGRWSFGCKAKKIWHEHKATIVNVTVAVVVTVGCEVATGGAGSIGCAAAGGAAGNLAGYLVSTPRDEWSAGGAFKAAAVGAITGAVGGAVGKGVGAALGKLATTATGRTVAGAAGKAASKVRSALGRGGGAAAGGGESAGAAAGKAAVGRTASRAAGKARATSGARSGCNSFAAGTMVKLADGTSKAIERIRPGDKVLATDPLTGRTVPKPVVAAFSGVGYLNLVQIAVDTDGKKGDETGVILATEHHLFWDTKDRQWVRAD